In the genome of Rhodoferax sp. BAB1, one region contains:
- the argB gene encoding acetylglutamate kinase, giving the protein MTDTPAILPRDKAQILAQALPYIRKFHGKTMVIKYGGNAMTDPALQAAFAEDVVLLKLVGINPVVVHGGGPQIETALKRLGKKGEFIQGMRVTDAETMEVVEWVLAGEVQQDIVGLINQAGGKAVGLTGRDGGLIRARKLRLVDASDPSKVHDVGLVGDIESIDPSVVKALQDDAFIPVVSPIGFGAHNESYNINADVVAAKLATVLQAEKLLMLTNIPGVLDKQGQLLTELTMKRIDELVADGTISGGMLPKIAGALDAAKSGVNAVHIIDGRVPHAMLLEILTDQAYGTMIRSH; this is encoded by the coding sequence ATGACCGACACCCCCGCCATCCTTCCCCGCGACAAGGCCCAGATCCTGGCCCAGGCGCTGCCCTACATCCGCAAGTTCCATGGCAAGACCATGGTGATCAAGTACGGCGGCAACGCCATGACCGACCCGGCCTTGCAGGCCGCCTTTGCCGAGGACGTGGTGCTGCTCAAGCTGGTGGGCATCAACCCGGTGGTGGTGCACGGCGGCGGCCCGCAGATCGAGACGGCGCTCAAGCGCCTGGGCAAGAAGGGTGAATTCATCCAGGGCATGCGCGTGACCGACGCCGAGACCATGGAAGTGGTCGAGTGGGTGCTGGCCGGTGAGGTGCAGCAGGACATCGTGGGCCTGATCAACCAGGCCGGCGGCAAGGCCGTGGGCCTGACGGGGCGTGATGGCGGCCTGATCCGCGCCAGGAAGCTCAGGCTGGTGGACGCCAGCGACCCGAGCAAGGTGCACGACGTCGGCCTGGTGGGTGACATCGAGTCCATCGACCCCAGCGTGGTCAAAGCCCTGCAGGACGACGCCTTCATCCCGGTTGTCAGCCCCATCGGCTTCGGCGCGCACAACGAAAGCTACAACATCAACGCCGACGTGGTGGCCGCCAAGCTGGCCACCGTGCTGCAGGCCGAAAAGCTGCTGATGCTGACCAACATTCCGGGCGTGCTGGACAAGCAGGGCCAGCTGCTGACCGAGCTGACCATGAAGCGCATCGACGAGCTGGTGGCCGACGGCACCATCTCGGGCGGCATGCTGCCCAAGATCGCCGGCGCGCTGGACGCGGCCAAGAGCGGCGTGAACGCGGTGCACATCATCGACGGCCGTGTGCCGCATGCCATGTTGCTGGAAATCCTGACCGACCAGGCCTACGGGACCATGATCCGCTCCCATTGA
- a CDS encoding nucleoside-diphosphate sugar epimerase/dehydratase, protein MQHKILAWPRVVKRLVVVGMDVVLSLLATWLAFSLRLDSPHWPDEVQLRVYVLAPLLAIPVFIRLGLYRAIFRYTGQAALLTTAKAVAIYGLLLLGVLLWAHWTNVPRSLGVLQPLIFLLLVGGSRALARFWLAGWGRAQAGQGRVLIYGAGLAGAQTAAALAMSGQYSLLGFVDDDPAKIGRSINGVLVHAGTDVSTLVSQLAVTDILLALPSVTRERRNRIIESLRHLPVHIRTLPGMADLTSGRVTVQDFRELDIEDLLGRDPVPPDADLMARDLAQKTVLVTGAGGSIGGELCRQILRQGPRQLLLLDHSEFALYSMHQELEALCRSTGLATQLLPLLGSVNHEVRLLEICRQYQPHTIYHAAAYKHVPMVECNPAEGIRNNVFGTLNMARVARDCGVARFVLVSTDKAVRPTNIMGASKRMAELVLQAMAAEAGPTCFSMVRFGNVLGSSGSVVPLFRRQLAAGGPLTVTHADVTRYFMTIPEAAQLVLQAGAMAGGGEVFVLDMGEPVRILDLARRMVELSGLTVRDPEHPRGDIEIAITGLRPGEKLYEELLIGDNPTPTGHPRIMKAHEDCLPWPELQLQLARLQRAADTGDEAGIRFVLQACVHGFQAGVSQ, encoded by the coding sequence ATGCAGCACAAGATTCTTGCCTGGCCACGGGTCGTGAAGCGGCTGGTGGTCGTGGGTATGGACGTGGTCTTGTCGTTGCTGGCGACCTGGCTGGCCTTTTCCTTGCGCCTGGACAGCCCGCATTGGCCAGACGAGGTGCAGTTGCGCGTCTATGTGCTGGCGCCGCTGCTGGCCATTCCCGTGTTCATCCGGCTGGGCCTGTACCGGGCCATCTTCCGCTACACCGGCCAGGCTGCGCTGCTGACGACGGCCAAGGCCGTCGCGATCTACGGGCTGCTGCTGCTGGGTGTGTTGCTCTGGGCGCACTGGACCAATGTGCCGCGCAGTCTGGGGGTGCTGCAGCCCCTGATCTTCCTGCTGCTGGTCGGTGGCAGCCGGGCGCTGGCGCGTTTCTGGCTGGCCGGCTGGGGCCGGGCGCAGGCCGGCCAGGGCCGCGTCCTGATCTATGGCGCGGGGCTGGCGGGCGCGCAGACCGCGGCGGCGCTGGCCATGAGTGGCCAGTACAGCCTGCTGGGTTTTGTGGACGACGACCCGGCCAAGATCGGACGCAGCATCAATGGCGTGCTGGTGCATGCGGGGACGGATGTGTCGACCCTGGTGAGCCAGCTGGCTGTCACCGACATCCTGCTGGCTTTGCCCAGTGTGACGCGCGAACGCCGCAACCGCATCATCGAAAGCCTGCGCCATCTGCCGGTGCATATCCGCACCCTGCCGGGCATGGCCGACCTGACCAGCGGCCGCGTCACGGTGCAGGATTTCCGTGAGCTCGACATCGAGGACCTGCTTGGCCGTGATCCCGTGCCCCCGGATGCCGACCTGATGGCCCGGGATCTGGCGCAGAAGACCGTGCTGGTGACCGGCGCCGGCGGCAGCATCGGCGGCGAGTTGTGCCGCCAGATCCTGCGCCAGGGTCCCCGTCAGTTGCTGCTGCTGGACCACAGCGAGTTTGCGCTCTACAGCATGCACCAGGAACTGGAGGCGCTGTGCCGGAGCACGGGTCTGGCGACCCAGTTGCTGCCCTTGCTTGGCAGCGTCAACCATGAGGTGCGTTTGCTGGAGATTTGCCGGCAGTACCAGCCCCATACGATCTACCACGCCGCCGCCTACAAGCACGTGCCCATGGTGGAGTGCAATCCGGCCGAAGGCATACGCAACAACGTCTTCGGAACGCTGAACATGGCGCGGGTGGCGCGCGACTGCGGCGTCGCCCGTTTCGTGCTGGTGTCGACCGACAAGGCCGTGCGCCCGACCAACATCATGGGGGCCAGCAAGCGCATGGCCGAGCTGGTGTTGCAGGCCATGGCCGCCGAGGCCGGGCCGACCTGTTTCAGCATGGTGCGTTTCGGCAATGTGCTGGGCTCCAGCGGCAGTGTGGTGCCCCTGTTCCGCCGTCAGCTCGCAGCGGGCGGCCCGCTCACGGTCACGCATGCGGACGTGACGCGTTATTTCATGACCATCCCCGAAGCCGCCCAGCTGGTGCTACAGGCTGGCGCCATGGCGGGCGGCGGGGAGGTGTTCGTGCTGGACATGGGCGAGCCGGTACGTATCCTGGACCTGGCGCGGCGCATGGTCGAGCTGTCGGGGCTGACGGTGCGTGACCCGGAGCACCCCCGGGGCGACATCGAGATCGCCATCACCGGCCTGCGTCCCGGCGAAAAGCTCTACGAGGAGTTGCTGATCGGCGACAACCCCACGCCGACCGGCCATCCGCGCATCATGAAAGCGCATGAAGACTGCCTGCCTTGGCCCGAACTGCAGCTGCAGCTCGCGCGACTGCAGCGTGCGGCCGACACCGGTGACGAGGCCGGGATCCGCTTCGTGCTGCAGGCCTGTGTCCACGGCTTCCAGGCCGGGGTGTCACAGTGA
- the slmA gene encoding nucleoid occlusion factor SlmA, which produces MSDAENTTSAPAETPVRKRPKPGERRVQILQALASMLEQPGAERITTAALAAKLEVSEAALYRHFASKAQMFEGLIEFIEQAVFTLVGQIAEREAAATDPAAGSRHAGKVVTMLLQFAEKNPGMVRVMVGDALVFENERLQQRMNQFFDKIESTLKQCLRDGAPGGSMTPTADAQVQASVLTAFVVGRLQRFARSGFRRTPTEHLDASLGQMLR; this is translated from the coding sequence ATGTCTGACGCCGAAAACACCACCTCTGCTCCCGCTGAAACCCCGGTCCGCAAGCGTCCCAAGCCGGGCGAGCGTCGGGTCCAGATCCTGCAGGCCCTGGCCAGCATGCTGGAGCAGCCGGGTGCCGAGCGCATCACCACCGCCGCCCTGGCCGCCAAGCTGGAGGTGAGCGAAGCCGCCCTGTACCGCCATTTCGCCAGCAAGGCCCAGATGTTCGAGGGCCTGATCGAGTTCATCGAGCAGGCCGTTTTTACCCTGGTGGGCCAGATCGCCGAGCGCGAGGCCGCCGCCACCGACCCGGCCGCGGGGTCCCGTCACGCCGGCAAGGTGGTCACCATGCTGCTGCAGTTCGCCGAGAAGAACCCCGGCATGGTGCGTGTGATGGTGGGTGACGCCCTGGTGTTCGAGAACGAACGCCTGCAGCAGCGCATGAACCAGTTTTTCGACAAGATCGAGTCCACCCTCAAGCAGTGCCTGCGTGACGGCGCGCCCGGTGGCTCCATGACGCCCACGGCCGACGCCCAGGTGCAGGCTTCGGTGCTGACCGCCTTCGTGGTCGGCCGCCTGCAGCGCTTCGCCCGCTCGGGTTTTAGGCGCACGCCCACCGAGCACCTGGACGCCAGCCTGGGCCAGATGCTGCGCTGA
- a CDS encoding fumarylacetoacetate hydrolase family protein produces the protein MKLVRYGQPGKEKPGLIDAAGKLRDLSGVVQDIGPAQLTDAVLARLLKLKTDKLPLVRGKPRLGCPVSGIGKFIAIGLNYSDHAKEAGMPIPKEPIVFTKAISCIQGPDDDVMLPKGSVKGDWEIELGVVIGKQARHVTQKAALDHVAGYCLSNDVSEREFQLERGGQWDKGKGCDTFGPLGPWLVTKDEIENPQRLAMWLDVNGQRMQTGNTRTMIFSVAKIVSHLSEYMTLMPGDVIITGTPPGVGLGMKPQRFLKAGDVMTLGIEGLGTQTQRVVPFKR, from the coding sequence ATGAAACTCGTGCGTTATGGCCAGCCGGGCAAGGAAAAGCCGGGCCTGATCGATGCCGCTGGCAAGCTGCGTGACCTCAGCGGCGTGGTGCAGGATATCGGCCCGGCCCAGCTGACGGACGCCGTGCTGGCCAGACTTCTCAAGCTCAAGACCGACAAGCTGCCCCTGGTGCGTGGCAAGCCGCGTTTGGGCTGCCCGGTCAGCGGCATCGGCAAGTTCATCGCCATCGGCCTGAACTACAGCGACCATGCCAAGGAAGCCGGCATGCCCATCCCCAAGGAGCCGATCGTCTTCACCAAGGCCATCAGCTGCATCCAGGGGCCGGACGACGACGTCATGCTGCCCAAGGGCTCGGTCAAGGGTGACTGGGAGATCGAGCTGGGCGTGGTGATCGGCAAACAGGCCCGCCATGTCACGCAAAAGGCGGCGCTGGACCATGTGGCCGGCTACTGCCTGTCCAACGACGTCAGCGAGCGCGAGTTCCAGCTCGAGCGAGGCGGCCAGTGGGACAAGGGCAAGGGCTGCGACACCTTCGGCCCCCTGGGCCCCTGGCTGGTCACGAAGGACGAGATCGAGAACCCGCAGCGGCTGGCCATGTGGCTGGACGTCAACGGCCAGCGCATGCAGACCGGCAACACCCGCACCATGATCTTCAGCGTGGCCAAGATCGTCAGCCACCTCAGCGAGTACATGACCCTGATGCCGGGCGACGTCATCATCACCGGCACCCCGCCCGGCGTGGGCCTGGGCATGAAACCCCAGCGTTTCCTGAAGGCGGGTGACGTCATGACCCTGGGCATCGAGGGCCTGGGCACCCAGACCCAGCGCGTCGTGCCCTTCAAGCGCTGA
- a CDS encoding H-NS family nucleoid-associated regulatory protein — protein sequence MGNLIEIQTQIEKLQKQAAEIKSREFDKTVKQIQAMMEAFGITLRDLQQAAGKPRQRRGKAKATPVRKPAVKKVVRKAASKAGTKVAAKYRGPKGETWSGRGSMPRWLVELVAQGKSRDSFAIKG from the coding sequence GTGGGCAATCTGATCGAGATCCAAACCCAGATCGAGAAGCTGCAGAAGCAGGCGGCCGAGATCAAGTCGCGCGAGTTCGACAAGACGGTGAAGCAGATCCAGGCCATGATGGAGGCCTTTGGCATCACGCTGCGCGACCTGCAGCAGGCCGCGGGAAAACCGCGTCAGCGTCGCGGTAAGGCCAAGGCCACGCCGGTCAGGAAGCCGGCAGTGAAGAAGGTGGTACGAAAAGCCGCGAGCAAAGCAGGCACCAAGGTGGCGGCCAAGTACCGCGGTCCCAAGGGAGAAACGTGGAGCGGCCGCGGCTCCATGCCGCGCTGGCTGGTCGAGCTGGTGGCCCAGGGCAAGTCGCGCGACAGCTTTGCCATCAAGGGCTGA